Proteins co-encoded in one Arachis hypogaea cultivar Tifrunner chromosome 13, arahy.Tifrunner.gnm2.J5K5, whole genome shotgun sequence genomic window:
- the LOC112792276 gene encoding 15-cis-phytoene desaturase, chloroplastic/chromoplastic-like: MTIITLPLSLPCSNPFISLSSYPKRIRFNPQSSSQFSPITSSPSPPSLPKTGVIVIGAGLAGLAAATHLNSKNIPFLLLEASDAIGGRVRTDIVDGFRLDRGFQIFITAYPEAKKLLDYQSLNLQKFYSGARIFYDGQFHTVADPLRHFLDSARSLANPIGSLVDKLLIGSTRIGVLTRSDEDILSAEEVPTIELLKKLGFSDSIIGRFFRPFFGGIFFDRELQTTSRLFDFIFKCLALGDNTIPANGISAIPEQLAARLPSGSVLLNSKAVSVEIDGFVLPSVRLQSGEVLTSELGVIVAVEEPVAAQLLAGRNGPVPKKPARSTVCIYFSANRDEIPVSDRVLFLNGSGKGIVNNMFFATNVAPSYGPPDKALISVSLIGLFEGETDDELANKVVQELSGWFGERVVREWKYLRTYRVGFAQPNQCPPTDLSKNPRIESGLYVCGDYLTSATFDGALVSGRRAAECLLKDRALTPP, translated from the coding sequence ATGACTATCATCACCCTCCCCCTCTCCCTCCCTTGCTCCAATCCCTTCATCTCCCTCTCTTCTTATCCAAAACGAATCAGATTTAATCCCCAATCCTCTTCACAGTTCTCTCCCATCACTTCCTCCCCATCACCGCCGTCCCTCCCCAAAACCGGAGTCATTGTCATTGGCGCTGGACTCGCCGGGCTCGCCGCTGCCACCCACCTCAACTCCAAAAACATCCCCTTCCTCCTCCTCGAAGCTTCCGACGCCATCGGCGGCCGCGTTCGCACCGACATTGTCGACGGCTTCCGCCTAGATCGTGGCTTCCAAATCTTCATTACCGCCTACCCCGAAGCCAAGAAGCTACTGGACTATCAATCTCTCAACCTCCAAAAGTTCTACTCCGGCGCccgtattttctatgatggtcagTTTCACACCGTCGCTGACCCCCTCCGCCACTTCTTGGACTCCGCCAGGTCCCTCGCCAACCCAATCGGATCCCTCGTCGATAAGCTCCTCATTGGATCCACTCGAATTGGAGTCCTCACCAGATCTGACGAAGATATTCTATCCGCAGAGGAGGTTCCCACCATCGAACTTCTGAAGAAGCTTGGATTTTCCGATTCAATTATCGGGCGATTCTTCCGCCCCTTTTTCGGTGGAATCTTCTTTGATAGAGAGCTCCAAACGACGTCGCGCTTGTTTGACTTCATCTTCAAGTGCCTTGCCCTCGGGGACAACACTATCCCTGCGAACGGCATATCGGCGATTCCGGAGCAGCTGGCAGCCAGGTTGCCGTCCGGCTCAGTCCTCCTGAACTCGAAGGCCGTTTCTGTCGAAATCGACGGCTTCGTATTGCCTAGCGTGAGGTTGCAGAGCGGCGAGGTTTTGACTAGCGAGCTTGGTGTTATCGTGGCGGTTGAAGAACCGGTAGCGGCTCAGTTATTGGCGGGAAGGAACGGTCCGGTTCCGAAAAAACCCGCTCGTAGCACGGTTTGTATTTATTTTAGTGCGAACCGGGATGAGATACCGGTTAGTGATCGGGTTCTGTTTCTGAATGGGTCGGGTAAGGGGATTGTGAATAACATGTTCTTTGCGACCAACGTGGCTCCATCATATGGACCACCCGATAAGGCTCTGATTTCAGTATCCCTGATTGGGCTATTTGAGGGTGAGACTGATGATGAACTAGCGAATAAGGTGGTCCAAGAGCTCTCGGGTTGGTTTGGAGAGAGAGTGGTTCGTGAGTGGAAGTACTTGAGGACTTACCGGGTCGGATTTGCCCAACCCAATCAGTGCCCGCCCACGGATCTTAGTAAGAACCCGAGAATTGAGTCCGGTTTGTATGTTTGCGGTGACTATTTGACGTCTGCCACGTTTGATGGCGCTTTGGTCTCTGGGAGGAGAGCTGCAGAGTGTTTGTTGAAGGATAGGGCCTTAACTCCGCCTTAA
- the LOC112792279 gene encoding L-type lectin-domain containing receptor kinase S.4-like encodes MLATLLSKLLSNYSSYFKIFNVLIFLVTKSKFTNMAAVHAFGTLLLVLSSLLSIVIVSSDINFVQNGFLAAGLKLDGSSYLGPNGILTLTNDSSRILGHAFYPSPLPFKSSRNKSFVATFSTSFVFSIIPKYPELGGHGLAFVLISTRAPKGCLLNQYLGLPNETSNQEFSTRFVAIEFDGIQNLELQDIDDNHVGIDISSLISVVSESAAYYGNGQDLSKNIPINLKSGDPIQAWVDYNEEKKLMNVTISPFGMPKPYFPLISFPLDLSLVFNDYMYAGFSASNGLLIAEHNIHGWSFTIGGEMQELNKSTLPLIRSSSTNKVAHRKALALSITLATLCVLVIIAATIILRGLRNKDEILEDWELKYGAYRFGYSELYSATGRFGEKNLIGCGGFGRVYRGVLPTGLEVAVKRVTPNSRQGMREFVAEITSMGNLRHRNLVQLHGWCRKQDELLLVYDYVPNGSLDALLFENDHQKKKLLTWDQRYKIVTGVAQGLLYLHEECPLQVVHRDVKPSNVLIDADLQPRLGDFGLARCQEHGINPKTTHVVGTLGYIAPELSKTGKATRSTDVYGYGVLILEVACGRRPIEPQKTPRELVLVDWVSELHCQGEIGRAVDPSLDEYDKDEADLVLRLGLLCCHPIPDYRPNMRRIVQFLLKETTLPPVLPDICCAWEPPRAMKEYEQNIRDDSDPSSSGVFSSNYFSHTSFDK; translated from the coding sequence ATGCTAGCAACACTTTTGAGTAAACTCTTGAGCAACTACTCATCCTATTTTAAGATCTTCAATGTTCTCATATTTTTAGTAACCAAATCCAAATTCACAAACATGGCAGCAGTGCATGCATTTGGCACCCTGTTGCTTGTTCTTTCCTCTCTGTTGAGCATTGTAATTGTATCCTCTGATATCAATTTTGTACAAAATGGATTTCTAGCAGCAGGCTTGAAACTTGATGGATCTTCTTATCTGGGGCCTAACGGTATACTTACCTTGACCAACGATTCCTCAAGGATCCTTGGCCATGCATTCTATCCATCTCCTTTACCATTCAAATCTAGCAGAAACAAATCCTTTGTTGCAACCTttagcacttcctttgtgttctCCATCATTCCCAAATACCCTGAACTTGGTGGACATGGTCTTGCTTTCGTCCTAATATCGACAAGAGCACCGAAAGGTTGCCTTTTAAACCAATATTTAGGCCTCCCAAATGAGACAAGTAATCAAGAATTCTCTACCAGGTTCGTAGCTATAGAGTTTGATGGGATACAAAACCTTGAACTACAGGACATTGATGACAATCATGTGGGAATCGATATCTCCAGCCTCATCTCTGTGGTATCTGAGTCAGCAGCATACTATGGAAATGGCCAAGATCTCAGCAAGAACATTCCAATTAATCTCAAGAGTGGAGACCCCATTCAAGCATGGGTTGATTACAATGAAGAGAAGAAGTTGATGAATGTTACAATCTCTCCTTTTGGCATGCCAAAGCCATATTTCCCTCTGATATCTTTTCCTTTAGACCTATCTTTGGTGTTTAATGACTACATGTATGCAGGATTTTCTGCGTCCAATGGTTTATTGATAGCTGAGCATAATATACATGGTTGGAGCTTCACCATTGGAGGAGAAATGCAAGAGCTAAATAAATCAACTCTTCCACTCATTCGATCAAGTAGTACAAATAAAGTGGCGCATAGAAAAGCTTTGGCATTAAGCATCACTCTGGCAACTCTGTGTGTCTTGGTAATCATAGCAGCTACTATCATCCTGCGCGGATTAAGAAATAAGGACGAGATCTTAGAAGACTGGGAACTCAAATATGGAGCTTATAGATTTGGATACTCTGAGCTCTATTCAGCTACAGGAAGGTTTGGTGAGAAAAACCTTATTGGGTGTGGAGGATTTGGGAGAGTATACAGAGGAGTATTACCAACAGGACTTGAAGTAGCTGTGAAGCGAGTCACTCCTAATTCAAGGCAGGGAATGAGAGAATTTGTTGCAGAAATAACAAGCATGGGGAATCTAAGGCATAGAAATCTGGTGCAGTTACATGGGTGGTGCAGGAAGCAGGATGAACTCCTCCTTGTTTATGACTATGTCCCAAATGGAAGCCTGGATGCGCTTTTATTTGAGAATGATCATCAAAAGAAGAAGTTACTAACTTGGGACCAGAGATACAAGATCGTTACTGGTGTTGCACAAGGGCTGCTATACCTCCATGAAGAATGTCCACTGCAGGTGGTTCACAGAGATGTAAAGCCAAGCAATGTCTTGATAGATGCAGATCTGCAACCAAGGCTTGGTGATTTTGGCTTAGCAAGGTGTCAGGAGCACGGAATCAATCCGAAGACAACACATGTAGTAGGAACACTAGGATACATTGCACCTGAACTCTCCAAGACTGGGAAAGCAACAAGAAGCACGGATGTATATGGGTATGGTGTACTCATTTTGGAAGTAGCTTGTGGAAGAAGGCCAATAGAGCCCCAGAAGACTCCCAGGGAGCTGGTATTAGTGGACTGGGTGAGTGAACTACACTGCCAAGGGGAGATCGGCAGAGCAGTTGACCCAAGTTTAGATGAGTATGACAAAGATGAAGCTGATCTTGTGCTTAGGCTTGGATTGCTTTGTTGTCATCCCATACCTGATTATAGGCCTAATATGAGAAGAATTGTCCAGTTCCTTCTTAAAGAAACCACCCTTCCTCCAGTTCTTCCTGACATTTGTTGTGCCTGGGAACCTCCTAGAGCAATGAAGGAATATGAGCAAAATATTCGAGATGATTCTGACCCTTCAAGCTCTGGAGTGTTCTCATCAAACTATTTTAGTCATACAAGCTTTGACAAGTGA
- the LOC112792277 gene encoding uncharacterized protein — MESARSSGKMKASKVKASNENLSPLQKDMDDQRGRYLQSLTMSPRLQVQPFAENIDVGSPLARYLFAGSPSGKSVTRGDAFTSPTYGSGKYKSSKSSGSSSYGPRSRLSLSPLSSVENLEIAPMYRTPVKVDEEVLVMDDILVRSTSGGKSGRSSSSSGRGSSSSSSSSPSPWVKNAFKTEGYQAWDESGNCRSNAKSQSGYEKEEVHQTRLSMKAKLEAQAGKSSLSAGSDAYGSNSRTVQHHNAAAECLGTTSQPASPVKPEPPRTLAHAYPNTLSDWSPLDDGMIVFLGSDIAASKEEVDSYISSVLYGHAAKRRLPVFVELCKKGIN, encoded by the exons ATGGAAAGCGCGCGAAGCAGCGGCAAGATGAAGGCTTCGAAGGTGAAGGCTTCAAACGAAAACCTTTCGCCGCTGCAGAAGGATATGGACGATCAGAGAGGACGCTACCTCCAATCTTTGACGATGAGCCCAAGGCTCCAAGTCCAACCGTTCGCCGAGAACATCGATGTCGGCTCGCCGCTTGCGCGATACTTATTCGCCGGATCTCCCTCCGGCAAGTCCGTGACTCGAGGCGATGCCTTCACTTCTCCGACGTACGGCTCCGGCAAGTACAAGTCCTCAAAAAGTTCGGGGAGTAGCAGTTACGGTCCACGCAGTAGGTTGTCGCTCTCGCCGCTTTCTTCAGTGGAGAACCTGGAGATCGCTCCGATGTATAGAACGCCTGTGAAGGTGGACGAGGAAGTTCTTGTGATGGATGATATCCTCGTTAGGTCAACGTCGGGAGGTAAAAGCGGAAGATCTTCATCTTCCTCTGGGCGCGGTTCTTCTTCCTCATCGTCATCTTCACCGTCGCCGTGGGTGAAGAACGCATTCAAAACGGAGGGTTACCAAGCATGGGATGAATCAGGAAACTGCCGCAGTAACGCCAAAAGCCAG TCTggatatgaaaaagaagaggttCATCAAACTCGTCTCTCCATGAAGGCCAAACTCGAG GCACAGGCTGGCAAGTCTTCTTTGAGTGCAGGATCAGACGCATATGGCTCAAATAGCCGGACTGTTCAACATCACAATGCAGCAGCTGAATGTTTAGGCACAACATCCCAACCAGCTTCACCAGTCAAACCTGAGCCTCCCCGAACCCTTGCCCATGCCTACCCGAACACTTTGAGTGACTGGTCACCTCTGGATGATGGCATGATTGTTTTCCTTGGTTCTGATATAGCTGCATCAAAGGAAGAAGTTGATTCATATATTTCTAGTGTTCTCTATGGCCATGCTGCTAAACGGAGACTGCCGGTGTTTGTGGAACTTTGCAAAAAGGGAATTAATTGA
- the LOC112792274 gene encoding LOW QUALITY PROTEIN: dynamin-like protein ARC5 (The sequence of the model RefSeq protein was modified relative to this genomic sequence to represent the inferred CDS: inserted 1 base in 1 codon), giving the protein MEGTRHNQHHVDDDDGGEDQCQWRLYEAYNELHALAQDLHTPFDAPAVLVVGHQSDGKSALVEALMGFQFNHVGGGTKTRRPITLHMKYDPNSHSPSCFLVSDSDPSLSHHKSLPEIQAYIEAENERLERDSCQFSAKEIIIRVEYKYCPNLTIIDTPGLIAPAPGRKNRALQAHARAVESLVRAKMQHKEFIILCLEDCSDWSNATTRRVVMQIDPELSRTVIVSTKLDTRIPQFARPSDVEVFLSPPACTLDGCILGDSPFFTSVPSGRVGSGSDSVYRSNDEFKQAVCFREIEDVSSLEEKLGRSLSKQERNRIGVSKLRLFLEEMLKQRYINNVPMIIPLLEKEYRSATRKLSDINQELSSLDEVKLKEKGRTFNDLFLTKLSLLLKGTVVAPPDKFGETLQDERTNGGAFVGADGVQIPHKLIPNAGMRLYGGAQYHRAMAEFRFVVGGIKCPPITREEIVNACGVEDIHDGTNYSRTACVIAVAKARDTFEPFLHQLGSRLLHILKRLLPISVYLLQKDGEYLSGHEVFLRRVASAFNNFAESTEKSCHEKCLEDLVSTTRYVSWSLHNKSRAGLRQFLDSFGGTEHSNVNNNPTATTLPQTIPQEKEDTRXQPDVKLSHLASGTDSSTSIQTTETKLADLLDSTLWNRRLAPSSERIVYGLVQQIFHGIREYFLVSTELKYNCFLLMPIVDKLPALLREDLESAFEDDLDNIFDITNLQNSLGQQKRDMEIELKRIRRLKEKFRMIHEQLILHLAI; this is encoded by the exons CCGACGGCAAGAGCGCACTCGTCGAGGCCCTCATGGGCTTCCAATTCAACCATGTCGGCGGCGGCACCAAGACCCGCCGCCCCATCACCCTCCACATGAAGTACGACCCCAATTCCCATTCCCCTTCCTGCTTTCTCGTCTCTGACTCCGACCCTTCTCTTTCTCACCACAAGTCCCTTCCCGAAATTCAG GCTTATATTGAAGCTGAGAATGAGAGGTTGGAGCGTGATTCTTGCCAATTCTCTGCTAAGGAGATAATAATTAGAGTGGAGTACAAGTATTGCCCCAACCTTACCATCATTGACACTCCTGGACTCATTGCTCCTGCTCCTGGTCGAAAAAATAGGGCATTGCAG GCCCATGCGCGTGCCGTCGAGTCTCTGGTGCGAGCCAAAATGCAGCACAAGGAGTTTATTATATTGTGCCTTGAAGATTGTAGTGACTGGAGCAATGCTACTACAAGGCGCGTTGTGATGCAG ATTGATCCTGAGCTGTCAAGGACTGTAATTGTCTCAACTAAGCTAGATACTAGGATACCTCAATTTGCCCGCCCATCCGATGTTGAAGTTTTCCTTTCACCACCTGCATGTACCCTCGATGGCTGCATTCTGGGTGACTCTCCCTTCTTCACGTCTGTGCCTTCTGGAAGAGTTGGTTCTGGAAGTGATTCTGTATACAGGTCCAATGATGAATTCAAACAG GCTGTATGCTTTAGAGAGATAGAGGATGTTTCATCTTTGGAGGAGAAATTGGGAAGGTCATTATCAAAGCAAGAAAGAAATAGGATAGGTGTGAGCAAACTTAGGTTGTTTTTGGAAGAGATGCTAAAACAGAG GTATATAAATAATGTTCCAATGATCATTCCACTTCTTGAGAAGGAGTACCGAAGTGCAACAAGGAAATTGAGCGATATAAATCAAGAACTGAG CTCACTTGATGAAGTAAAACTGAAGGAGAAAGGAAGAACTTTTAATGATCTATTCTTGACCAag TTGTCGTTGCTACTTAAAGGGACAGTAGTTGCACCTCCTGATAAGTTTG GTGAAACATTACAAGATGAGCGAACAAATGGAGGTGCATTTGTTGGTGCTGATGGTGTTCAGATCCCTCACAAGCTAATACCT AATGCTGGGATGCGCCTTTATGGCGGTGCACAATATCATCGGGCAATGGCTGAATTTCGTTTTGTCGTTGGAGGAATCAAGTGTCCCCCTATTACTCGGGAGGAaatagtaaatgcttgtggtgttgaagataTTCATGATGGAACAAACTACTCTAG GACTGCTTGTGTAATTGCTGTTGCAAAGGCTCGTGACACATTTGAACCATTCCTTCATCAG TTGGGTTCTAGATTGTTGCACATACTCAAGAGATTGCTTCCAATCTCTGTTTATCTTCTTCAG AAAGATGGTGAGTACCTGAGTGGCCATGAGGTGTTCCTCAGGCGCGTTGCTTCCGCCTTCAACAACTTTGCAGAATCTACTGAAAAGTCATGCCATGAAAA ATGTTTGGAGGACTTGGTAAGCACCACACGATATGTCTCATGGTCTCTCCACAATAAG AGTCGGGCTGGATTACGTCAGTTCTTAGATTCATTTGGTGGAACAGAACATTCCAATGTTAATAATAATCCTACAGCAACTACTTTGCCACAAACAATTCCACAAGAGAAAGAAGACACAA CACAACCAGATGTAAAGCTCAGCCATTTGGCCTCTGGCACTGATTCAAGCACTTCTATTCAGACAACAGAAACAAAGCTTGCTGACCTTCTGGATAGCACACTTTGGAATCGCAGGCTCGCTCCTTCATCTGAAAGGATTGTTTATGGTTTGGTGCAACAAATATTTCATGGCATTAGAGAGTATTTCTTGGTTTCCACAGAATTAAAG TATAACTGTTTCCTTTTGATGCCCATTGTGGATAAGTTGCCTGCACTTCTTCGGGAAGACCTAGAGTCTGCTTTTGAGGATGACCTGGATAATATTTTTGACATAACTAATCTGCAGAACTCCTTGGGACAGCAGAAGAGAGATATGGAAATTGAGCTGAAAAGG ATCAGGAGGCTCAAAGAGAAGTTCAGGATGATACACGAGCAGTTGATTCTACATCTAGCAATCTGA